From the genome of Excalfactoria chinensis isolate bCotChi1 chromosome 12, bCotChi1.hap2, whole genome shotgun sequence, one region includes:
- the KBTBD12 gene encoding kelch repeat and BTB domain-containing protein 12, with protein sequence MDHRAEERRKHRHSLTLLDQIKRMKESSEIVDVVLVAEGEKFPCHKVVLAAFSSYFKAMFTCGLVECTQREVVLYDISAESVSVILNYMYSADLHLTNQNVQTVAMASYFMQMEDVFSLCQKYMMDHMDASNCVGIYYFANHIGAEDLCDRAKRYLFQHFAEVSLQEEILEIEVQQLLTLIKSDDLNVSREESILDLVIRWVNHSRKSRAEHLIKLLKEVRLVLVSPSFLVEARKRNTVILCNSECSDMFEEALKSIKLATHPSLSLRYGMETTDLLLCIGNNSHGIRSRHGSYADASFCYAPATQKTYFISSPKYGEGLGCVCSGVVTENNEIIVAGEASAAKMSRQKNRNIEIYRYHQRGNQFWHSLCTAEFRELYALGTVHNDLYVIGGQMKIKNQYVVTNCMEKYSMEQGTWRSTAPLPVPLACHAVVTMKNRLYVLGGWTPQMDLPDDEPDRLSNRMFQYDPGRDKWTECAPMKYSKYRFSTAVVNSEIYVLGGIGCLGRDRGQTRKCLDAVEIYNPDGDFWRDGPPMPSPLLSLRTNSTCAGCVEGKLYLCGGFHGAARHEVITKEILELDTWENQWNVVAVNVLMHDSYDVCLVARLNPRDLIPPPPDLVDQ encoded by the exons ATGGACCATAGGGCtgaggagagaagaaagcatCGCCACAGCTTGACTTTACTGgatcaaataaaaagaatgaaggaaTCATCAGAGATAGTTGATGTTGTGCTAGTTGCAGAAGGTGAGAAATTTCCCTGCCATAAGGTGGTACTAGCTGCCTTCAGTTCTTACTTCAAAGCCATGTTTACCTGTGGCTTGGTTGAATGCACTCAAAGAGAAGTGGTGCTGTATGACATCTCTGCGGAGAGTGTGTCTGTAATACTCAATTACATGTACAGTGCGGATTTGCACCTCACTAACCAGAACGTGCAGACTGTTGCAATGGCTTCGTATTTCATGCAGATGGAAGATGTTTTCAGCTTGTGTCAGAAGTACATGATGGACCACATGGATGCTTCCAATTGTGTGGGCATCTACTACTTTGCAAACCACATTGGAGCAGAAGATTTATGTGATCGAGCAAAGAGGTACTTATTTCAGCACTTTGCTGAGGTGAGCTTACAGGAGGAAATACTGGAGATTGAAGTCCAGCAGCTGTTGACTCTTATAAAATCAGATGATCTGAATGTTTCCAGAGAGGAAAGCATTTTGGACCTTGTCATTAGATGGGTGAATCACAGCAGAAAGTCACGTGCAGAACATCTTATCAAGCTCTTGAAGGAAGTGAGACTGGTACTGGTCAGCCCTTCTTTTCTTGTGGAAGCCCgcaaaagaaacacagtgatCCTGTGCAATTCAGAATGCAGTGATATGTTTGAGGAAGCGTTGAAAAGCATCAAACTAGCCACCCACCCTTCTCTCAGCTTGCGATATGGCATGGAGACTACTGATCTCTTACTCTGCATCGGCAACAACTCACATGGCATTAGGTCAAGACATGGGAGCTATGCAGATGCCAGTTTTTGCTATGCTCCTGCAACACAAAAGACTTACTTCATTTCCTCTCCAAAGTATGGAGAGGGTTTAGGATGTGTTTGCAGTGGTGTTGTCACTGAGAATAATGAGATTATTGTGGCGGGAGAGGCAAGCGCTGCCAAAATGTCTAGACAAAAAAACAGGAACATTGAAATTTATAG ATACCACCAGCGAGGAAATCAGTTTTGGCACAGCCTGTGCACCGCTGAGTTCCGTGAACTCTACGCATTGGGCACTGTCCACAATGATCTCTATGTGATCGGAGGgcaaatgaaaatcaaaaatCAATATGTGGTCACAAACTGCATGGAGAAGTACTCGATGGAGCAAGGTACCTGGAGAAGCACAGCACCTCTGCCAGTGCCATTAGCCTGCCATGCAGTGGTGACAATGAAGAACAGGCTCTACGTGCTGGGTGGCTGGACACCACAG ATGGATCTGCCTGACGATGAGCCGGATCGATTAAGTAACAGAATGTTTCAGTACGACCCAGGCCGAGACAAATGGACAGAGTGTGCACCAATGAAGTACTCCAAATACCGCTTCAGCACAGCCGTGGTCAACAGTGAGATTTATGTCTTGG GAGGAATTGGATGCCTTGGCCGCGACAGGGGGCAGACACGGAAATGTCTTGATGCAGTGGAGATTTACAACCCTGATGGAGACTTCTGGAGGGATGGACCTCCTATGCCTTCCCCCCTTCTCTCCTTGCGAACAAACTCTACCTGTGCAGGCTGCGTGGAAGGCAAGCTGTACCTCTGTGGAGGGTTTCACGGAGCAG